One genomic window of Cupriavidus oxalaticus includes the following:
- the folK gene encoding 2-amino-4-hydroxy-6-hydroxymethyldihydropteridine diphosphokinase, with protein MTLAFIGIGANLGDARQAIKDAIVCLAQQVGITVLARSSLYRTAPVDAGGDDYYNAVVKVQTSFTASQLLRICHHIEDQFGRERPFRNAPRTLDLDLLVFGNEQYDDEHLTVPHPRVTERAFTLVPLVELDAELSIPGRGRAADFLAGVTSQRIEKVSTCKCLRLQAEGRAGSNG; from the coding sequence ATGACTCTCGCCTTCATCGGCATCGGCGCAAATCTGGGCGATGCCCGCCAGGCCATCAAGGACGCCATCGTGTGCCTGGCCCAGCAGGTCGGCATCACGGTGCTGGCGCGTTCCTCGCTCTATCGCACCGCGCCAGTCGATGCCGGCGGCGACGACTACTACAACGCGGTGGTCAAGGTGCAGACCTCGTTCACCGCGTCGCAGCTCCTGCGCATCTGCCACCACATCGAGGACCAGTTCGGGCGCGAGCGCCCGTTCCGCAACGCGCCGCGCACGCTCGACCTGGATCTCCTTGTGTTCGGCAACGAACAATACGACGACGAGCACCTGACCGTGCCGCATCCGCGCGTGACCGAGCGCGCCTTCACGCTGGTGCCGCTGGTGGAGCTGGACGCCGAACTGTCGATCCCCGGGCGCGGCCGCGCCGCCGACTTCCTGGCCGGCGTGACGTCCCAGCGCATCGAGAAAGTCTCCACCTGCAAGTGCCTGCGCCTGCAGGCCGAAGGCAGGGCCGGCAGCAACGGCTGA
- a CDS encoding deoxynucleoside kinase: MLDHLRRIVVEGPVGSGKTSLAQRLAHTLQAHELPDCARRSPFLEPFYRDPARHALAMQLWCLTQRAVQLQQWQAALLAGQRMVSNFLMARDRLHAALTLAPDELALYDAITARFSLPPQRVDLVIVLQATPSLLRERIVRRGEPGEAGIDEHYLQRLADAYGELFHRYDEAPVLVVDTAHFNPVDNDDDFRTLLSRIEIMRGRKAFLNLAAP; encoded by the coding sequence ATGCTCGACCACCTGCGCCGCATCGTCGTCGAAGGCCCCGTCGGATCGGGCAAGACCTCGCTGGCCCAGCGCCTGGCGCACACGCTGCAGGCGCACGAGCTGCCTGACTGCGCGCGCCGCAGCCCCTTCCTGGAACCGTTCTACCGCGATCCCGCGCGCCACGCGCTGGCAATGCAGCTGTGGTGCCTGACGCAGCGCGCCGTGCAGCTGCAGCAATGGCAGGCCGCGCTGCTGGCCGGCCAGCGCATGGTCAGCAATTTCCTGATGGCCAGGGACCGCCTGCACGCGGCCCTGACGCTGGCGCCTGACGAACTGGCGCTGTACGACGCCATTACCGCGCGTTTCAGCCTGCCGCCGCAGCGGGTCGACCTGGTCATCGTGCTGCAGGCCACGCCGTCGCTGCTGCGCGAGCGCATCGTGCGCCGCGGCGAGCCGGGCGAGGCCGGCATCGACGAACACTATCTGCAGCGGCTGGCCGACGCCTACGGCGAACTGTTCCACCGCTACGACGAGGCCCCGGTACTGGTCGTCGATACCGCCCACTTCAATCCGGTGGACAACGATGACGATTTCCGTACACTACTGTCGCGCATTGAAATCATGCGCGGCCGCAAGGCCTTTCTCAATCTCGCTGCGCCCTGA
- the panB gene encoding 3-methyl-2-oxobutanoate hydroxymethyltransferase: MSYLLDPSRKTITIPKLQAMRDAGEKIAMLTAYDSSFAALLDYCGVEMILVGDSLGNVMQGQQTTLPVTLEHMAYHSECVARGNQTAMLVTDLPFGTYPTPETAFASAVTLMKAGAQMVKLEGGDWLAPIVKFLVERSIPVCAHIGLTPQSVHALGGFKVQGKTDAGAAQLKRDALALQEAGAQVVLMEAVPAKLAGEITQLLKVPTIGIGAGADCTGQVLVLQDMINVYPGRKAKFVRNFMEGQTSLEGAVRAYVAAVKDGSFPAPEHTFSA; encoded by the coding sequence ATGAGTTACCTCCTCGACCCCTCCCGCAAGACCATCACGATCCCCAAATTGCAGGCGATGCGCGACGCCGGCGAGAAAATCGCCATGCTGACCGCGTACGACTCCAGCTTCGCGGCGCTGCTCGACTACTGCGGCGTCGAGATGATCCTGGTCGGCGATTCGCTGGGCAACGTGATGCAGGGCCAGCAGACCACGCTGCCGGTGACGCTGGAACACATGGCCTACCACTCCGAATGCGTGGCGCGCGGCAACCAGACCGCCATGCTGGTGACCGACCTGCCATTCGGCACCTACCCAACGCCGGAAACCGCGTTTGCCAGCGCCGTCACGCTGATGAAGGCCGGCGCGCAGATGGTCAAGCTCGAAGGCGGCGACTGGCTCGCGCCTATCGTCAAATTCCTGGTCGAGCGCAGCATCCCGGTGTGCGCGCATATCGGCCTGACGCCGCAGTCGGTGCATGCGCTGGGCGGCTTCAAGGTGCAGGGCAAGACCGACGCGGGCGCCGCGCAGCTCAAGCGCGACGCGCTGGCGCTGCAGGAAGCGGGCGCGCAGGTGGTGCTGATGGAAGCGGTGCCGGCCAAGCTCGCCGGCGAGATCACGCAGCTGCTGAAGGTGCCGACCATCGGCATCGGCGCCGGCGCCGACTGCACCGGCCAGGTGCTGGTGCTGCAGGACATGATCAACGTCTACCCCGGCCGCAAGGCAAAGTTCGTGCGCAACTTCATGGAAGGCCAGACCTCGCTCGAAGGCGCCGTGCGTGCCTACGTGGCCGCGGTCAAGGACGGCAGCTTCCCCGCTCCCGAGCACACCTTCTCCGCCTGA